The following are encoded together in the Geobacter sulfurreducens PCA genome:
- the cobI gene encoding precorrin-2 C(20)-methyltransferase, translating to MERRRVSGFAKIYAVGVGPGDPELLTRKAERIIRSADVICAPTGAADAASYALSIVEDLIDPSRQEVLPLVFPMRKDQEGLDAFWEDAAAQVAERVRHGRDVAFITIGDPFLYSTFLYLYRIFRECYPEIAVEIVPGISSITAAAAVAGVPLGMAAERIAILPTTYEDADLRETFARYDTVVLMKVNRVFDRVYALLKELGLERCGVFVRRVGSADEEVVFDLERLVGEKLDYLSLLIVRK from the coding sequence ATGGAAAGGCGAAGAGTGAGCGGTTTCGCCAAAATTTACGCCGTCGGGGTCGGCCCCGGCGACCCGGAACTCCTGACCCGGAAGGCCGAGCGGATCATCCGCTCGGCCGATGTCATCTGTGCCCCCACCGGCGCCGCCGATGCCGCCAGCTATGCCCTTTCCATCGTGGAGGACCTCATCGATCCCTCCCGTCAGGAGGTGCTGCCCCTGGTCTTTCCCATGCGCAAGGACCAGGAGGGGCTCGACGCCTTCTGGGAAGATGCGGCCGCCCAGGTGGCCGAGCGGGTCCGGCACGGCAGGGATGTGGCGTTCATCACCATCGGCGATCCGTTTCTCTACTCCACGTTCCTCTACCTCTACCGTATCTTCCGGGAGTGCTATCCGGAAATAGCCGTTGAGATTGTGCCGGGAATTTCCAGCATTACTGCCGCCGCCGCGGTTGCCGGTGTCCCCTTGGGGATGGCTGCCGAGCGGATCGCCATCCTCCCCACCACCTACGAGGATGCGGACCTGCGCGAAACCTTCGCCCGGTACGACACCGTGGTCCTTATGAAGGTCAACCGGGTCTTCGACCGGGTCTACGCCCTGCTGAAGGAGCTGGGGCTGGAGCGGTGCGGGGTGTTCGTGCGCCGGGTCGGTTCTGCCGACGAGGAGGTGGTGTTCGATCTGGAGCGGCTCGTGGGGGAGAAGCTCGACTACCTGTCGCTGCTGATTGTCAGGAAGTAG
- the cbiB gene encoding adenosylcobinamide-phosphate synthase CbiB, whose translation MTGPDRVALLVLAALVLDWLLGDPRWLPHPVVAVGRLVTALERQLRRLVTNERAAGVILLVLTVGITGGTAWLLVLGAGLVHPVAGFAVEALLGWTCLAARSLHGESKLVADALAAGDLAEARFFLSRIVGRDTAELTEPEIWRGVVETVAENTSDGVIAPLFWFMIGGAPLALAYKAVNTLDSMVGYKNERYLHFGWASARFDDLVNLLPARITGLLMVLSAPLAGLSGPGAWRIMRRDGRNHSSPNAGIPEAAAAGALGVRLGGMNVYFGRPVAKPTIGDPLNPLDRTAWRGAVRLMYGSEILLTGFMLCYLFVLERP comes from the coding sequence GTGACCGGCCCTGACCGGGTGGCCCTGCTGGTCCTTGCCGCCCTTGTTCTCGACTGGCTGCTGGGCGATCCTCGCTGGCTCCCCCATCCGGTGGTGGCCGTGGGCAGGCTTGTGACCGCCCTTGAACGGCAACTCCGCCGCCTGGTGACGAACGAGCGAGCAGCAGGTGTGATTCTGCTGGTTCTGACCGTCGGGATCACCGGGGGCACCGCCTGGCTGCTCGTTCTGGGCGCCGGACTGGTGCACCCCGTGGCCGGGTTCGCGGTAGAGGCGCTGTTGGGCTGGACCTGTCTGGCTGCCCGCTCGCTCCACGGGGAGTCGAAGCTCGTGGCGGATGCCTTGGCCGCCGGCGATCTCGCCGAGGCGCGCTTTTTCCTTTCCCGCATCGTAGGGCGCGATACCGCGGAACTCACCGAGCCGGAGATCTGGCGCGGCGTCGTGGAGACCGTGGCCGAAAACACCTCCGACGGCGTGATCGCCCCCCTGTTCTGGTTCATGATCGGCGGGGCCCCGCTGGCGCTCGCCTACAAGGCGGTAAACACTCTCGATTCCATGGTCGGGTACAAAAACGAGCGGTATCTTCATTTCGGCTGGGCTTCGGCACGGTTCGACGATCTGGTGAACCTGCTGCCGGCCAGGATCACCGGCCTGCTCATGGTGCTGTCCGCCCCGCTGGCGGGACTTTCCGGGCCGGGCGCCTGGCGGATCATGCGCCGGGACGGCCGCAACCATTCCTCCCCCAACGCCGGCATCCCCGAGGCTGCCGCGGCCGGAGCCCTTGGGGTGCGCCTCGGCGGCATGAATGTCTACTTTGGCCGGCCGGTGGCGAAACCGACCATCGGCGATCCCCTGAACCCTCTCGATCGCACGGCATGGCGCGGCGCCGTCCGGCTCATGTACGGCTCCGAGATCCTGCTGACGGGGTTCATGTTGTGCTACCTTTTTGTCCTGGAGCGTCCGTGA
- a CDS encoding cobalt-precorrin 5A hydrolase has protein sequence MRIAIIAITRNGARLGSQLREGLGTADLHVLQKFAGQAGKVAVPFAGDLKGLVARLWPDVKGFVFIMAAGIVVRMIAPLLESKDKDPAVVVMDEGGRFAVSLLSGHLGGANELACRCAHVTGAREVITTATDANDLPSFDLLAKEAGWAIEDLSRIKTLNALLLEGEEIAVVDPTDRVRAYFNGKARLTFHDTFVQALQSGAKGFVFATNRRLPPQSQSDALLILRPRNLALGIGCNSGTPAEEIEEVVTVQLKRLFLALKSVAVIGSAMAKRGEEGLLRFAERHCIELRFYESEELNGVAVPSPPSAHALEAIGAVGVAEPSAVLASNGGSLLLKKVKSGNVTLAIAEIV, from the coding sequence ATGCGCATCGCCATCATCGCCATAACCCGCAACGGGGCCCGGCTCGGCTCCCAGCTGCGGGAGGGACTGGGCACCGCTGACCTCCACGTCCTCCAGAAGTTCGCGGGCCAGGCCGGGAAGGTGGCCGTGCCGTTTGCGGGGGATCTGAAGGGGCTTGTGGCGCGCCTCTGGCCGGACGTGAAGGGCTTTGTCTTCATCATGGCGGCCGGCATCGTGGTGCGGATGATCGCGCCATTGCTGGAGTCAAAGGACAAGGACCCGGCAGTGGTGGTCATGGACGAAGGGGGGCGGTTCGCCGTGTCGCTCCTCTCCGGCCACCTGGGCGGGGCCAATGAACTGGCTTGCCGTTGCGCCCACGTCACCGGGGCCCGTGAGGTGATCACTACCGCCACCGATGCCAACGATCTTCCCTCCTTCGATCTGCTCGCCAAGGAGGCCGGCTGGGCCATCGAGGACCTTTCCCGCATCAAGACGCTGAACGCCCTGCTGCTGGAGGGGGAAGAAATTGCCGTGGTGGACCCGACGGACCGGGTCAGGGCCTATTTCAACGGCAAGGCACGGCTCACGTTTCACGATACCTTTGTGCAGGCCCTCCAGAGCGGCGCCAAGGGGTTCGTCTTCGCCACCAATCGCCGGCTGCCGCCCCAATCGCAGTCCGACGCCCTGTTGATCCTGCGCCCGCGGAACCTGGCCCTGGGGATCGGCTGTAACAGCGGGACCCCGGCCGAGGAGATCGAAGAGGTCGTCACGGTCCAGCTCAAGCGCCTCTTCCTCGCCCTCAAGAGCGTGGCGGTCATCGGCTCGGCCATGGCCAAGCGCGGCGAGGAGGGGTTGCTCCGGTTTGCCGAGCGCCACTGCATTGAGCTCCGGTTCTACGAGAGCGAGGAGTTGAACGGCGTTGCCGTGCCGTCGCCGCCGTCGGCCCACGCCCTGGAGGCCATCGGCGCCGTTGGTGTGGCCGAGCCGTCGGCGGTGCTCGCGTCCAACGGGGGGAGCCTTCTGCTCAAGAAGGTCAAGAGCGGCAACGTGACCCTGGCCATAGCTGAAATCGTCTGA
- a CDS encoding cobyric acid synthase: protein MSILYVVGIGPGDLDHMTFHATEAIERAQVVVGYKTYLGFIEPLLDGKEVVSSGMMKEVDRCREALDAAAAGKTVALVSSGDAGVYGMAGLAMELAATMTAPPEIVVVPGVSAVQAAASVLGAPLMHDFAVISLSDLLTPWDVIERRLVAAAAADFVVALYNPRSKGRVTQIEEARTILLAARASTTPVGIVRNACREGETRVVTTLASMLDHEIDMFSLVIIGNSATFVDREGRMVTPRGYKAGPGAEGPGAGEQQKNSVDGQLSDSPSRILNSRSPIPDPGSPASHSRSLMVVGTASDVGKSVVTAGICRIMKNRGFSVAPFKSQNMALNSAVTPEGGEIGRAQAVQAEACGIEPHTDMNPILLKPTTDCGSQVIVQGAVVGNMTVREYNDYKPTAFEKARESFGRLAAGHDLVVIEGAGSIAEINLKRHDIANLKVAEMAGCKAVLVADIDRGGVFAQIVGTLELLEPHERERIAGVIINKFRGDASLLAPGIGFIEERTGVPVLGVVPCFSGFRLPEEDSVALEKRKAENGDRGPAADRLNIGVVKLSRISNYTDFDALEAEPDVQLTYVEGEEQLRGLDLLVIPGSKATTTDLFFLMERGLFPAIQSFTGPIVGICGGYQMLGKRVADPHAVESDIREAEGLGLLDVVTVMLEQKSTHRAAAELLPSGFLVAPRCRGGLAGYEIHMGETILGPSVRPFARITSRSGAPVEVLDGAVSSDGRVFGTYLHGIFDNAVFRTSLLNRLRKAKGLAERRPGQGGDDPFNLLAAHLEKHLNIDRMLELCGLGGMLPE from the coding sequence ATGTCCATACTCTACGTCGTCGGGATCGGTCCCGGCGACCTCGACCATATGACGTTCCACGCCACCGAAGCCATCGAGCGGGCCCAGGTGGTGGTAGGCTACAAGACCTACCTGGGGTTCATCGAGCCCCTGCTTGACGGCAAGGAGGTTGTCTCCTCGGGGATGATGAAGGAGGTTGACCGCTGCCGCGAGGCCCTGGATGCCGCTGCGGCGGGCAAAACCGTGGCGCTGGTCTCCAGCGGCGACGCGGGGGTCTACGGCATGGCTGGGCTGGCCATGGAGCTTGCGGCCACGATGACAGCCCCCCCCGAGATCGTGGTGGTGCCGGGAGTGTCGGCGGTGCAGGCGGCTGCTTCCGTTCTCGGCGCGCCGCTGATGCACGATTTTGCAGTCATCTCCCTGTCGGATCTCCTGACCCCCTGGGATGTCATCGAGCGCCGGCTCGTGGCCGCCGCGGCCGCCGACTTCGTGGTTGCCCTCTACAACCCCCGGAGCAAGGGGCGGGTCACGCAGATCGAGGAGGCCCGGACGATCCTGCTGGCGGCCCGCGCCTCCACCACGCCGGTCGGCATTGTCCGCAACGCCTGCCGGGAAGGGGAGACCCGGGTTGTGACCACCCTGGCGTCAATGCTCGACCATGAGATCGACATGTTTTCCCTGGTCATCATCGGCAACTCCGCCACCTTCGTGGATCGGGAGGGCCGGATGGTTACGCCGCGGGGCTATAAGGCCGGGCCCGGGGCCGAGGGACCAGGGGCCGGGGAACAGCAAAAGAACTCAGTCGATGGACAGTTGTCCGATTCTCCGTCTCGGATTTTGAATTCCCGGTCCCCGATTCCCGATCCCGGGTCCCCGGCTTCACATTCCCGGTCCCTGATGGTCGTCGGCACTGCCTCCGACGTGGGGAAGTCGGTTGTTACGGCCGGTATCTGCCGCATCATGAAAAACCGGGGCTTCTCCGTGGCGCCGTTCAAGTCCCAGAACATGGCCCTCAACTCGGCCGTTACACCGGAAGGCGGAGAGATCGGCCGGGCCCAGGCGGTGCAGGCGGAGGCCTGCGGCATCGAGCCCCACACCGACATGAACCCCATACTCCTTAAGCCGACCACCGACTGCGGCAGCCAGGTGATCGTCCAGGGGGCGGTGGTGGGGAACATGACGGTTCGGGAATACAACGACTACAAGCCCACCGCCTTCGAGAAGGCGCGCGAGAGCTTCGGGCGACTCGCCGCCGGCCATGACCTGGTGGTGATCGAGGGGGCCGGCAGCATCGCCGAGATCAACCTGAAGCGCCATGACATCGCCAACCTGAAGGTGGCGGAGATGGCTGGCTGCAAGGCCGTGCTGGTGGCGGACATAGACCGTGGCGGGGTGTTCGCCCAGATCGTCGGTACCCTGGAGCTTCTGGAGCCCCATGAGCGGGAGCGGATCGCCGGCGTGATCATCAACAAGTTCCGGGGGGATGCATCGCTCCTGGCGCCGGGCATCGGTTTCATTGAGGAGCGCACCGGTGTGCCTGTTTTGGGAGTGGTGCCCTGTTTCAGCGGCTTCCGTCTTCCCGAGGAAGACAGCGTGGCCCTGGAAAAGCGGAAAGCGGAAAACGGCGATCGGGGCCCGGCGGCAGATCGGCTGAACATCGGCGTGGTGAAGCTGTCACGCATCTCCAACTACACCGATTTCGACGCCCTGGAGGCGGAGCCGGATGTCCAGCTCACGTATGTGGAGGGTGAAGAGCAGCTGCGAGGACTCGATCTCCTCGTTATCCCGGGGAGCAAGGCGACCACCACCGATCTCTTCTTTCTCATGGAGCGGGGATTGTTTCCGGCGATACAATCGTTCACCGGCCCCATCGTGGGCATCTGCGGCGGGTACCAGATGCTCGGCAAGCGGGTTGCCGATCCCCATGCAGTGGAGTCCGACATCCGCGAGGCCGAGGGGCTCGGGCTGCTGGACGTGGTCACGGTGATGCTGGAGCAGAAATCCACCCATCGGGCCGCGGCCGAGCTGCTGCCGTCGGGGTTCCTGGTGGCGCCCCGCTGCCGGGGGGGGCTGGCCGGCTATGAAATCCACATGGGAGAGACGATCCTCGGCCCGTCGGTCCGTCCCTTTGCCCGGATCACGAGCCGTTCCGGCGCGCCGGTGGAGGTGCTGGACGGCGCCGTCTCCAGTGACGGCCGCGTGTTCGGCACCTACCTGCACGGTATCTTCGACAATGCCGTGTTTCGCACCTCGCTCCTCAACCGGCTGCGCAAGGCGAAGGGGTTGGCGGAGCGCCGGCCCGGACAGGGGGGCGACGATCCCTTCAACCTGCTTGCCGCGCACCTGGAGAAGCATCTGAACATTGATCGCATGCTGGAACTCTGCGGCCTCGGCGGGATGTTGCCGGAGTAG
- a CDS encoding sensor histidine kinase, which translates to MTIKRKVQIVIILIAIHVAVFVGYLFHSSAQVHTRVRHLIPAVEYLRGIALARAGMIQQMKEVVDYLAISDPAARDEFRKGGQLADESFSVWIDAIKAQRALGVAGEDDDLELVQEVQTRYASWVRTAEWFFELQDAGRGDEAMALFRDRLEPYFDREVLLPVDKALDDGAVEVHVAFHNLLMAVGRIPWMSAEGVRNIERGEAALDGFLAANHLLFEVTGQLKELMKYLLNQRQGIETDLSRLDWQAGHALENFRQQMWSLARQGDPTALKDAETVTRSFQELTGLMHQAVALKRAGRGHEAVALANSRMEAVLYKTLMPIISRSLDSGSAQMLTLTAAARWQGVLAVSLFLVMAVSLILGTSRSVLRALDSLMAGTSAIAEGDFSHRLDARRSDELGALAVSFNTMVERLQKSRRDLDSFARLLEQRVYDRTVQLEEANEDLRQFSSSLSHDIRTPLSSIAGYVQLARAECDGTESELLPDLFTAIELATARMNALVDAQLALARATCKELNLEPVDMAEIGQAVIDNLQFAEPQRKVGFQVAGDLTVDGDMDLLGLAVENLLSNAWKYTAIRDEAVIEFGSRDEGDRRIYFVRDNGAGFDPEEINRLFRPFSRLHAAEQFPGTGVGLATVARVIRRHGGRTWAEGAVDRGATFFFTLNETPLPVVVPPQPEESA; encoded by the coding sequence GTGACCATAAAACGGAAAGTGCAAATCGTCATCATCCTGATCGCAATACATGTTGCAGTGTTCGTGGGATACCTGTTTCACTCGTCGGCCCAGGTCCATACGCGGGTGCGCCATCTCATCCCGGCGGTCGAATACCTGAGGGGCATTGCCCTGGCCCGGGCCGGCATGATTCAGCAGATGAAGGAGGTGGTCGATTATCTGGCCATCTCCGATCCTGCCGCCCGGGATGAATTCCGCAAGGGCGGCCAGTTGGCCGATGAGTCCTTTTCCGTCTGGATCGATGCCATCAAGGCGCAGAGGGCGCTGGGCGTTGCCGGCGAGGACGACGATCTTGAACTGGTCCAGGAGGTGCAGACCCGCTATGCCTCATGGGTTCGCACGGCCGAATGGTTTTTTGAGCTCCAGGACGCGGGCCGCGGCGATGAGGCGATGGCGCTGTTCCGCGATCGGCTTGAGCCCTATTTCGATCGGGAGGTGCTCCTGCCCGTGGACAAGGCCCTCGATGACGGAGCGGTGGAGGTGCACGTCGCCTTTCACAATCTATTAATGGCCGTGGGGCGGATCCCCTGGATGTCCGCGGAGGGAGTCCGGAACATCGAGCGGGGCGAAGCGGCCCTGGACGGCTTTCTTGCCGCCAACCACCTGCTGTTCGAGGTGACCGGGCAGCTCAAGGAGCTGATGAAGTATCTGCTCAACCAGCGCCAGGGCATCGAGACCGATCTTTCGCGGCTGGACTGGCAGGCCGGCCATGCCCTGGAGAATTTCCGGCAGCAGATGTGGAGCCTGGCACGCCAGGGTGACCCGACGGCATTGAAGGACGCTGAGACCGTTACACGGAGCTTCCAGGAGCTGACCGGGCTCATGCATCAGGCCGTGGCGCTCAAAAGGGCTGGGCGCGGGCATGAGGCGGTGGCTCTGGCCAACTCCCGCATGGAGGCGGTTCTCTACAAGACGCTCATGCCCATCATTTCCCGATCGCTGGATTCGGGCAGTGCCCAGATGCTCACCCTGACCGCCGCGGCCCGCTGGCAGGGCGTTCTTGCCGTTTCGCTCTTCCTGGTGATGGCGGTGAGCCTCATCCTCGGAACGAGCCGGTCCGTTCTCCGGGCCCTGGATTCGCTCATGGCCGGTACCTCGGCCATTGCCGAAGGGGATTTCTCCCACCGGCTCGATGCCCGGCGTTCGGACGAGCTGGGCGCCCTTGCCGTCTCCTTCAACACCATGGTGGAGCGCCTCCAGAAATCCCGACGCGACCTGGACTCGTTCGCCCGGCTTCTGGAGCAGCGAGTGTACGACCGGACCGTCCAGCTGGAAGAGGCGAACGAGGATCTGAGGCAATTCAGTTCATCCCTGAGCCATGATATCCGAACGCCCCTGTCGAGCATCGCCGGCTACGTGCAACTGGCGCGCGCCGAATGCGACGGCACCGAGAGCGAGCTGCTGCCGGATTTATTCACGGCCATTGAGCTTGCCACGGCAAGGATGAACGCCCTCGTCGACGCGCAGCTCGCCCTTGCCCGCGCCACCTGCAAGGAGTTGAACCTCGAGCCGGTGGACATGGCGGAAATAGGTCAGGCCGTGATAGATAACCTCCAATTCGCCGAGCCGCAACGGAAGGTAGGCTTCCAGGTGGCGGGCGATCTGACTGTGGATGGGGACATGGACCTGCTGGGCCTTGCGGTGGAGAACCTGCTCAGCAACGCGTGGAAGTACACGGCCATCAGGGATGAAGCCGTCATCGAGTTCGGGTCCCGGGACGAGGGGGATCGGCGGATTTACTTTGTCCGCGATAACGGTGCGGGATTCGATCCGGAGGAGATCAATCGTCTCTTCCGACCCTTCAGCCGGCTGCATGCAGCCGAGCAGTTCCCGGGGACCGGCGTCGGCCTCGCCACCGTGGCTCGGGTGATCCGCCGGCACGGTGGCCGCACCTGGGCCGAAGGTGCCGTGGACCGGGGTGCCACGTTCTTCTTTACGCTCAACGAAACGCCGCTGCCGGTGGTTGTGCCGCCACAGCCGGAGGAGAGCGCGTGA
- the cobD gene encoding threonine-phosphate decarboxylase CobD, translated as MTSTFDHGGTVFAVARELGIRPEDLLDFSASINPLGPAPAVREAVMAAFDRLVHYPDSQAAELRDSLARHHGLPAECICAANGSTELIYLLPRLVGGGRGLVVAPPFSEYARSLTRAGWEVGYLDLAPEEGFALAPALLDQRLAEGWNLVVLANPGNPTGSLIPHDDMVAVHRLCRARGTFLVVDEAFMDFREEESVTGYVARQGGGVVLRSLTKFHAIPGLRLGFAVAAPEDAARLADLRAPWSVNTLAQAAGLATLVDGEYAARTRRLIEEERAVLAAGLAAIPGVRVYPSAANYLLAELTTGPTVPALAEALLRQRILIRDCSLFRGLNDRFFRVAVRSRADNERLLAACAAVLARTM; from the coding sequence GTGACGAGCACCTTCGATCATGGCGGCACGGTCTTCGCCGTGGCCCGCGAACTCGGTATCCGGCCGGAGGATCTTCTGGACTTCTCCGCCAGCATAAATCCTCTGGGGCCGGCCCCTGCGGTGCGGGAGGCGGTGATGGCGGCCTTCGACCGGCTGGTGCACTATCCCGATAGCCAGGCGGCCGAGCTGCGAGATTCCCTGGCCCGCCATCACGGGCTGCCGGCAGAGTGCATCTGTGCCGCCAACGGCTCCACAGAACTCATCTACCTGCTGCCGCGCCTCGTGGGAGGCGGGCGTGGGCTAGTGGTGGCGCCGCCGTTCTCGGAGTACGCCAGGAGCCTGACCCGCGCCGGCTGGGAAGTGGGCTACCTGGACCTGGCGCCGGAGGAGGGGTTCGCCCTGGCGCCGGCCCTCCTCGACCAGCGTCTGGCCGAGGGATGGAACCTCGTCGTCCTGGCCAATCCGGGCAATCCCACCGGCAGTCTGATCCCCCATGACGACATGGTTGCGGTCCACCGGCTGTGCCGTGCCCGCGGGACCTTTCTGGTGGTGGACGAGGCCTTCATGGATTTCCGGGAAGAGGAGTCGGTGACGGGGTATGTGGCCCGCCAGGGGGGTGGCGTCGTGCTCCGCTCCCTGACCAAGTTTCATGCAATTCCCGGTCTGCGCCTCGGCTTTGCCGTGGCGGCTCCGGAGGATGCGGCCCGGCTGGCCGATCTGCGGGCACCGTGGAGCGTCAACACCCTGGCCCAGGCGGCCGGGCTCGCCACCCTGGTGGATGGGGAGTACGCGGCGCGAACGCGGAGACTGATCGAAGAGGAGCGGGCGGTTCTGGCGGCGGGGCTTGCCGCCATTCCGGGGGTGCGGGTCTATCCGTCCGCGGCCAACTACCTGCTGGCGGAACTGACGACCGGGCCGACGGTGCCGGCGCTGGCCGAGGCCCTGCTGCGGCAGCGGATACTGATCCGGGACTGCTCTTTGTTCCGGGGGCTGAACGACCGTTTCTTCCGGGTCGCGGTCCGGTCGCGCGCCGACAATGAGCGTCTTCTGGCGGCTTGTGCCGCGGTCCTTGCCCGGACCATGTGA
- a CDS encoding bifunctional cobalt-precorrin-7 (C(5))-methyltransferase/cobalt-precorrin-6B (C(15))-methyltransferase: MPHQKIYLVGAGIEGWEGFGSKALEVINEAEVLIGHRRHLDTFPEFKGKKQELGDLSILLEQLKNTDKRTVVLGSGDPNFFGIARFLLRNLSKDRIEIFPNVTSVQYAFARIKEPWDDAIFVSVHGRGLKPAVDRIVAAEKVAVLTDKINTPAAIARELIERGAEGYEAWLCEDMGTPAEKFTRTDVKGLLDIAASELNILILVKAWEPQLAQYPVMGIADDEFATAKKLITKQEVRAVTLAKLRLQDDLVMWDIGAGSGSVSIEASNLMPNGRLFALERNPQYVTFLRENLKKFVARNVVLVEAFAPEGLDELPDPDRVFIGGSGGMLEEIIEAVDRRLKPEGVIVLNAVTLDTLTKAVEFLEDHGYLVEVACVNVAKTRGLTEYKMFEAQNPVYIISAWKGEE; this comes from the coding sequence ATGCCTCATCAGAAAATTTATCTCGTCGGCGCCGGCATCGAAGGGTGGGAGGGGTTCGGCTCCAAGGCCCTCGAAGTCATCAACGAGGCCGAGGTTCTCATCGGCCACCGGCGTCATCTGGACACCTTTCCCGAGTTCAAGGGGAAGAAGCAGGAACTGGGCGATCTCTCCATCCTCCTGGAGCAGCTGAAGAACACCGACAAGCGGACCGTTGTCCTTGGCTCCGGGGACCCCAACTTTTTCGGCATCGCCCGCTTCCTGCTCCGCAATCTCTCCAAGGACCGGATCGAGATCTTTCCCAACGTGACGAGCGTGCAGTACGCCTTTGCCCGGATCAAGGAACCCTGGGACGACGCCATCTTCGTCTCGGTGCACGGCCGGGGGCTCAAGCCCGCCGTGGACCGGATCGTGGCCGCCGAGAAGGTGGCGGTTCTTACCGACAAGATCAATACCCCCGCAGCCATCGCCCGCGAACTGATCGAGCGCGGCGCCGAGGGGTACGAGGCGTGGCTCTGCGAGGACATGGGGACGCCGGCCGAGAAGTTCACCCGCACCGATGTGAAGGGGCTGCTGGACATTGCCGCCTCGGAACTCAACATCCTCATCCTCGTGAAGGCATGGGAACCCCAGCTGGCCCAGTACCCGGTCATGGGCATCGCGGACGACGAGTTCGCCACGGCCAAGAAGCTGATCACCAAGCAGGAAGTGCGGGCCGTCACCCTGGCCAAGCTCCGGCTCCAGGACGACCTGGTCATGTGGGACATCGGCGCGGGCAGCGGCTCGGTATCCATCGAGGCGTCCAACCTCATGCCCAATGGCCGGCTCTTCGCCCTGGAGCGCAATCCCCAGTACGTGACCTTCCTGCGGGAGAACCTGAAGAAATTCGTGGCCCGCAACGTCGTGCTGGTGGAGGCGTTCGCCCCCGAGGGGCTCGATGAGCTGCCCGACCCCGACCGGGTTTTCATCGGCGGTTCCGGCGGCATGCTGGAGGAGATCATCGAGGCCGTGGACCGCCGGCTCAAGCCCGAGGGGGTCATCGTCCTCAACGCCGTGACCCTGGATACCCTCACCAAGGCGGTGGAGTTCCTGGAAGACCACGGCTACCTGGTGGAGGTGGCGTGCGTCAACGTGGCCAAGACCCGAGGGCTCACCGAGTACAAGATGTTCGAGGCCCAGAATCCGGTCTACATCATCTCGGCATGGAAAGGCGAAGAGTGA
- the cobM gene encoding precorrin-4 C(11)-methyltransferase: MSSVADNPIVHFVGAGPGDAELITVKGARLLREAKVVVYAGSLVDRELVRTYAPGAEVHDSAALTLEETTALLARAVADGRRAVRLHTGDPSIYGAIQEQMVELDRLGIGYEVVPGVTSAFAAAASLKQELTLPEVSQTVIITRLAGRTPVPERERLAEIARIGATLVIYLSVGMIEQVVAELLQGAYTPATPAAVVSRASWPDEQAVEGTLADIADKVRSSGIGKQAIILVGDVLKARREGLKARSLLYDGGFSHEFRTGIIT, translated from the coding sequence GTGTCATCTGTCGCTGATAACCCCATTGTCCACTTCGTCGGCGCCGGCCCCGGCGATGCCGAATTGATCACCGTGAAGGGTGCCCGGCTCCTGCGGGAGGCCAAGGTGGTGGTCTATGCCGGGAGCCTGGTGGACCGCGAACTGGTCCGCACCTACGCCCCCGGCGCCGAGGTGCATGACTCCGCCGCCCTGACCCTGGAGGAGACCACGGCGCTCCTGGCCCGGGCCGTGGCCGACGGCCGGCGGGCCGTGCGCCTCCACACCGGCGACCCCTCCATCTACGGGGCCATCCAGGAGCAGATGGTTGAACTGGACCGGCTCGGCATCGGCTACGAGGTGGTTCCCGGCGTGACGAGCGCCTTTGCCGCAGCGGCATCCCTGAAGCAGGAGCTGACCCTGCCGGAGGTATCACAAACGGTCATCATAACCAGGCTGGCCGGTCGGACCCCGGTGCCCGAGCGGGAGCGGCTGGCGGAGATCGCCCGGATCGGGGCGACGCTCGTCATCTACCTGTCGGTCGGCATGATCGAGCAGGTGGTGGCGGAACTCCTCCAGGGGGCCTACACGCCGGCTACCCCCGCGGCGGTGGTGTCCCGGGCGTCCTGGCCCGACGAGCAGGCGGTGGAGGGAACCCTTGCCGACATCGCCGACAAGGTGCGGAGCTCCGGCATCGGCAAACAGGCGATCATCCTCGTGGGGGACGTGCTGAAGGCGCGCCGGGAAGGGCTGAAGGCCCGGTCGCTCCTGTACGACGGCGGATTCTCGCACGAGTTCCGCACGGGGATTATCACGTAG